In Fragaria vesca subsp. vesca linkage group LG1, FraVesHawaii_1.0, whole genome shotgun sequence, the sequence ACAACTGGAGCTCTTCGCTACAATGAGAAGCCAGGATTCGATGTTTTTAAATCCGAAAAGGAGGCTCTGAATTACATTACAAACGGCTCCGAGTGGCTGTGTAGGAGCACGACCTATGCACGTGCGATCTTGGGGTATGCTGCATTGGGCAGCTTTGGTTTGCTTCTTGTGGCTACCAAGTTGACTGCTACTGTTCCGAATCTGCCTGGTGGAGGGACTGTGTATACTGTGACCGAGAGCCAATGGATCAAGATTTTGCTTCAGAATCCGCAACCGCAGGGGAAAGGGGAAGTAAAGAATGTTAATGAATTGACTGATATGGACATTGATGGGAAGCATTACTTTTGTGAGGCAAGGGACATCACTAGGCCATTTCCCAGCCGAATGTGCTTGCGTGAACCTGATGATGAATTCGTTTGGAATGCTTGGTTCTCGATGCCTTTTAAAAACATTGGGCTCCCACACCACTGTGTCACTCTGCTTCAGGTTTTACTTCGTTCTTGGTATCTTCATAGTCTGACCGTGCTTTATTTTACATGACCTTTATTCTAAAGCATCAAAGTCACTGTTCTTGTCCAACTTTTAGTTCTGCCTTTTGTTGTTCAACCAATTTCGTTTGTTACAGTTATATTCCTGATTTCCAGTCACAATAACTGCCAACACTACAACTAAAAGAGATTGATTGTGGTTAAGTTAGTTTATGGAATACCGTAGTTTCATGTATAGTTTACCTGTTTGTACTGTTCTCTTACCTCATATTAATGTGTAGGGTTTTGCAGAATATCGAAATTTTGGATCCTCAGGGAATCTGGAAGGAGTTGTTGCTCTCATAGCTCGTCGTAGCAGGCTGCATCCTGGTACTCGGTACTTGGCTAGGGGATTAAATTCATGTTCTAGCACAGGTAGTACTTATCCATTAACAAATCGTTCACGGTGTTTCTGTACTATTGAATTTTTCTTATTTATTAGCGTGATACAATTGTAGTCAGCTTATGTTTTTGGCCTGGGTTAATGTGTTTCCTAGGTATGCTTTTCTGATGTTTGTTTCTTGAAAATGACAGGTAACGAGGTGGAGTGCGAGCAACTTGTATGGGTCCCTAAAAGGGCTGGCCAAACTGTTCCTTTCAACACGTATGTTTGGCGGCGGGGTACAATTCCAATCTGGTGGGGTGCAGAGTTAAAGATCACTGCTGCTGAAGCAGAAATATATGTTTCAGACCGCGATCCTTATAAAGGGAGCGCAGATTACTACCAGAGGTTGACTAAGAGGTATGATGCACGGAATTTAGATGTAGCTGTTGGGGGGACTCAGAATAGAAAAGCACTAGTTCCAATTGTATGTATCAACTTGCTTAGGAATGGAGAAGGAAAGTCGGAATCCATTTTAGTACAGCATTTTGAGGAATCTTTAAACTACATCAGATCAACAGGAAAACTTCCTTATACTCGAATTCATCTAGTTAATTATGACTGGCATGCAAGTACAAAGTTAAAAGGCGAACAGCAAACTATTGAAGGATTATGGAAACATCTAAAAGCACCCACTGTATCTATAGGCATTTCTGAAGGAGATTATTTGCCTTCACGAGACAGAATTAAGGAATGCAGAGGAGAAATTATCTACAATGATGACTTTGAGGGAGCTTTCTGCTTAAGATCCCATCAAAATGGTGTAATACGTTTCAACTGCGCTGATTCTTTGGATAGAACAAATGCTGCAAGTTATTTTGGCTCTCTCCAGGTTTTTGTGGAGCAATGTAGGAGGCTAGGTATATCACTTGACAGTGATTTGGCATTTGGTTATCAATCAATGACTAATTATGCCGGATATACAGCTCCTTTGCCACCAGGCTGGGAGAAGAGGTCGGATGCAGTAACAGGGAAAACATACTACATTGATCACAATACGAGGACCACGACATGGATGCATCCATGTCCTGATAAACCTTGGAAGAGATTTGATATGTCATTTGAGGAATTCAAGAGATCAACAATTTTATCTCCAGTATCCCAGCTTGCAGATCTTTTTCTTCTCGCTGGTGATATTCATGCAACACTTTATACTGGTTCCAAAGCTATGCATAGCCAAATCCTCAGCATTTTCAATGAAGATGCTGGAAAGTTTAAACAATTTTCTGCAGCACAGAATATGAAAATAACTTTACAGAGGCGATACAAAAATGCAGTTGTAGACAGCTCTCGTCAAAAGCAACTGGAAATGTTCCTTGGAATGAGATTATTCAAGCATCTTCCATCAGTTTCTTTTCACCCTCTAAATGTATGTTATTCTGGACTCTCAGCATCAATTTTAGTGATACTCGCTCTTCTATTTCAGTTCTTCCATCAGTTTCTTTTCACCCCCTAAATGTATGGTATTCTGGACTCTCAGAATCAATTTTAGTGATACTCGCTCTTCTATTTCAGTTTTACTGTTTCTTATTCTAGTGTTTATTTTCATCCTAGCATTGTCTGACATTCTGATAATTGCAGGTAGTCTCTCGACCATCGGGTTTCTTTCTTAAACCAGTTGCTAACATGTTTCCAAGTTCCAGTGGTGAAGCCAGTCTTCTGAGTTTCAGAAGAAAAGACCTAATCTGGGTACCCTTTATAGTTTTCATTGCAAGGTCTATTATGAGGAAAATCTTTTTAGTATCAATTCTTACTTGAAATAGTTTCTATCTCTCAGGTTTGCCCACAAGCTGCAGATGTGGTTGAACTTTTTATCTATCTAGGTGAGCCTTGCCATGTATGTCAGCTTCTTCTCACAGTATCTCATGGTGCAGATGACTCGACCTATCCATCAACAGTTGATGTAAGGACAGGACGCTGTTTAGACGGGCTAAAACTGGTCTTGGAGGTCTGTAATCACGCTTCCTTTGCTCTTACAACTTTGAATTCGAAGTTGTCCCTCTGAACTTAGTTTGTATCATAAAGAGGATGAAGAATTGAGGATCTGTTAGAAATTTGAAATTTTAATACTGCTCTGTTTACAGATTGAACAAATAAATCATTGCATAATGAACTAATATATGTTAAACAATAAATGAAGGTATAAGTTTGGTTTTGGTAGTTTTTGACGAGGTTAATGTACTTGGTGAAAGTTACATAACTTCTTCTACAGTTTTAATCTTTCATTGGATTATTATGACAGGGTGCTTCCATACCTCACTGTGTAAATGGAACAAACCTCATGATACCCATACCTGGGCCTATTAGTCCAGAGGATATGGCTGTAACAGGAGCTGGTTCACGCCTCCATGCTGAAGATATATCTACCCTTCCATTATTGTATGATTTTGAAGAATTGGAAGGAGAACTTGACTTCCTTACTCGTGTAGTTGCCCTTACATTTTATCCTGCTGCCTCGGGAAGAACCCCTATCACTCTTGGTGAGGTAAAAGAACCTCGCATAATTATTAAGGATTTGTCATAGTCTTTCGTTTGTGACCTTTCTTTTAAGGTATTATCATACACAATTTTGTTCTTAAGCTTCTTACATGCACATGTCTGCAAGAATTTGATGCAGTATTTCTCTGAAGGGATGCAGTTCTGCAGCAATTTCAATTGGACCATATTCTTTTGTGAACTTCTTTTTTTTGTTTTTTTTTTTGGGCAGATAGAAGTCCTTGGAGTTTCTCTTCCTTGGAAGGGTGCATTTAATAAAGAAGGCCCTGGTGCAAGACTACCTGAACAGGCTAAAATCTTCCAGAATGAAACCAACTCATCTCTTTCTCGTTCAAATACCAATCCATTTTATGGTGCTTCATCTAAGATTGTGCCACCACCAGTGCAACCAAGTGCATCCGCAAACAATTTGGTTGACCTGTTGACTGGTGAGATCATTTCAGAACACTTTGCTCAGCCAGTGATAGGAAATGCTGTAGACAAGCAAGGTGACTTGCTTGATTTTTTAGACCAAGCTGTTGTTGAATATCATGGTGCTCAAAATGATCTTAAATTGTCTTCATCACACGATGGTAGATCTTCAGATAGCAGTTCCCAGCAGTACATTGATCGATTGAAATCACTTACTGGGCCACGTATGGTATGATACTGTTTCTTATCCACCTTTGAACTTGTAATTGTTTGTTAGTTATTTCAATGGATTGGCCTAGCTGTTTGACCAGGCAACACAGTTGGAGGTCAAAACTAGCCTGTACTTTGATAGCTCAAGCTAGCTTGACGACCCTATTGACACCCTATTATGTTTGCAGGAAAGAAAACTAGACTTCATGGAAGCGATGAAACTTGAAATTGAGCGGCTCCAGCTGAATATTTCTGCGGCTGAAAGGGATAGAGCTTTATTATCAATAGGAACTGATCCTGCTACTATAAATCCTAACGTGTTACTCGATGAACGTTACATGGGAAGATTGTGCAGAGTTGCGAACTCCCTTGCACATCTTGGACAAGCGTCCTTGGAAGACAGAATTACATCTGCTATTGGTCTTGAGACTACTGATGACAATGTTATAGATTTTTGGAATATAAGTAGAATTGGTGAGTGTTGTTACGGTGGCACGTGTGAGGTGCGTGCTGAAACTGATCCGCATACAAGTAAATCCTTTTCGGGATCATCAGGTGGAGGGTCTCCTTCGATCTTGTTATGTTCTCAATGTCAAAGGAAAGTTTGTAAAGTTTGTTGTGCTGGGAGAGGAGCCCTTCTGGTTTCAGGCTATGGCTCAAGGGACGCCACAAATTATAATGGTGTGGTAAGGCAGGGGGGATCAAGCCATGGTAGCCAGGTTGATATCACTACTAATCGTTCAGTAGTGCTTGATGGTGTTGTTTGCAAGCGATGCTGCAATGAGATTGTGCTTGATGCTTTGATATTGGACTACGTTAGGGTTTTGGTAAGCATGAGGAGAAGTTCCCGTGCAGATGCTGCTGCACATGAAGCCTTGAACCAGGTGACTGGATTTTCCTTAAACGATGGTCTTTCTGAGAGTAATCAGTCTTCTGAAAAGAGATCCATTAAATCTCTGCGACAAGTACTTGATGGAGAGGAATCCCTGGCTGAGTTTCCCTTCGCCAGCTTCTTAAACTCGGTATTGTTTCAAGCTTTTAGCTCATTCTATGTTCTTATTCCAGGCTGGTTACAATAAATATGCAACTTGTTCATAATCAAGTTCTTAGATTTTTGTCTTAATACAATGACTGGATTTGGTAGCATTAATCGTTGTTATTATTACAAATATAGGTTGAAACGGCTACTGATTCAGCACCACTCTTATCATTACTTGCTCCTCTTGATTGTGGATCACGGCATTCTTACTGGAAAGCTCCTCCTAGTACAACCTCTGTTGAATTTATTATTGTTCTTGGTACCCTTTCTGATGTCAGTGGGGTCTCTTTGCTTATTAGTCCATGTGGTTACTCTGAGGCTGAAGCTCCCACGGTAAGTCTATTTCTATGCAGTGTCTTGTTTATTACAATGACGCCATCTTTGATATGTGTGCCTTGTAGTAGGCTTCCTGTAGTCATGTTTCTTGCTTATTTACTTTAGACTAGGTTGTTTGCTTATGGTAAAGTTGGTTGTTCTATCTTTCTGTTGACTGAGATTTTTTTTATGAGAGATGTTACATAAAAAGCGATTATGGTGTTCTGCATTTCTGGCCTCTAGTTGTTAGTGGTGTGGATAAGGAATACTGGCATTCCATTTAGGACCGAAGCAAATTTCTTGTGGTGGTCTTTGACTAAGCAATATAGGGAAGTTCCCTTCAGTGAGATGAAGACTAGCCTGGAGTTAGCACTGAATCTGATTCTTCTTTTCCCCTGGGGTTCTAGGTCATAGTGTGGGTTGATTGTTGGTTTTAAGTCCTTGTTTCCCACAGCGTTATTGACCATTTTTTTGTATCTTTTTTCTTCCTGCGGAACTTTGCACTTTATTATAATGAAAAAGAGTCATCTATCGTGGCTTCATATGCTATAATAGTATATTGTATACATATATTTCGGGAATGCTGTCAAGTTTATAACATATCTTGATTTTTGTGACCCTTTTACTTCTGTAAATTCTGTGGACAAGTCAACCTAACCTGTTGGTACAGGTGCAAATCTGGGCCAGCAATAAAATACACAAGGAAGAAAGGTCATGCATGGGAAAATGGGATGTGCAGTCCATGATCACGTCTTCCTCAGAATATTTCGGACCAGAAAAATTGGTTAGAGAAGATCAATTGCCTAGGCATGTAAAGTTTGCATTTAAGAATCCAGTTCGATGTCACATCATTTGGATAACCTTACGTCTTCAGCGACCTGGTTCCAGTTCTCTAAATTTTGAGAACTTGAATCTGTTGTCTCTTGATGAAAATCCATTTGCAGAAGTAACTCGACGTGCCTCTTTTGGAGGAGCAGTTGAAAGAGAGCCCTGTCTTCATGCAAAAAGGATACTGGTAGTAGGAAGCCCAGTGAAAAAAGATCTAGCACGCACATCTTCACAAGGCTCTGATCAGATGAATATGAAAAGCTGGCTGGAGAGAGATCCACAATTAAATAGATTTAGGGTAAAAAGCATCACTTATCTGCTTTATTCTTTCTACGTTTTTGTCTCCTTATTTATTGCTTGCAAATTTATGCATATTCATGTTATATTCTTCCAGGTTCCAATTGAGGCTGAGAGGTTGTTAGATAATGATATAGTCTTGGAACAGTTCCTATCTCCTGCTTCACCTTTGCTTGCTGGGTTTCGTCTTGATGCTTTTGGTGCAATAAAACCTTTGGTTACCCATTCGCCCTCTTCAAATTCACACATATGGGATGTGTCAGCCACACTTTTAGACGAGAGGCACATCTCTCCTGCTGTGCTTTATATACAAGTATCTATTTTCCAGGTACTTACTAGACCTGTATTACTAATATATATTCGTCAGCTTCCTAGAATCCTAGTGAAGATAATTAAGGTGGCTCAGTTAGGTATTATGTTTGTGTTTTAGTAATATCTACTCGGTGTATTTCAATTTTCATCTGAACTTTCAAAACATGCATTATCACAGGAACCCCACAACATGGTGACCGTCGCAGAATATAGGTTGCCAGAGGCTAAGCCTGGGACTGCTATGTACTTTGATTTCCCTAGAAAAATACAGACGCGCAGAATTACATTTAAACTTCTTGGAGATGTTACAGCATTTACTGACGACCCAACAGAACAGGATGATCCAGGTTCCAGAGGTCTACAAGTAGCAGCCGGATTGTCATTAGCCAATAGAATTAAGTTGTATTACTATGATGATCCATACGAACTTGGAAAATGGGCAAGCCTTTCAGCAGTTTGAATTGAAATTTGGTTCACTTACACACGGAGGAAAGAAGAAACAGGTTTTGGATCATGGGTTGCTGATTTTGATCGGTTTTGTGGGTAGTGTATTTTCGTACTTTTTGTTTGTTGTAATATTATCATTCTTTGATGTAGTGATATCATTAGAAATAGGAAATCAGAAATGTATTCTTTGTGCAAGAATCTGGTGTGATTTTCTGGAGTTGATAATCTTCTGTTGCATTCAATTTAAAGACGAGCATCTTGAGGTCCTCAACAGTTGGCCTCAGAGCAAAAGGTGATTGATTCATTACGGCCATCTTGATTGTTCTTTATTTCTGCATTATGTATGCTTCGCATGAAACATACAAAGCATTTGACTGGATAATGAAATTTGACAAAATCAATGGAACTAAACAAATAAATAGCACTTCCATTCTTATTCCAAAAAGATCCCCAGAGGTTATTCACTTGTATTATGTAATACACATGCATCTTCAGTATTCAAAGACCACAGAAGTTCTTAACACAAACCCTGCTTGTAGGTTGAGCCAGTTGTGAAGCAAGGTATTCAAGATGATTCAGTGGCTTATATTTCAAAGGGTGTTCGTCATCGATCAACTCCTCGGGCACAGTTACGATCCCATTGTGGAATGTAGAGAGCAGAACTGAGTATCTGACTGCGTTTTCGCTCATCGTCACTCTATGCAGACAAGGTTGAATTCTTTCATTGCTCCATACCTGAAACCCGTCCCCAGTCATGAAGATAAAAGAGTTAGGGGAGGCATCGAAGCCAATCCACTGATCACCATGCTTTGTTTTGACCTCCAAGCCATTTACATGGTTTTGATGAATAATGGTGGTGAGGTTCAAGTCTGTGTGCTCCGGAAGAGCTTTGTGGGTTTTCTCCTTGTCAGCTGCATTGTATTTGTGAAGTCGAAGAACATAATCAGTGGAACCAATATGAGATTCACAGTACTTGTACACACCATAGTGATCAAATATCATTCTTGTCACAGTCTGGTCTAGCCCCGTCACCAGCTTGGCATATGAATTTGCCGTCTCACTAACAAATTAAACCAACAGCAAACTAGTAAGATCGATATATATGAACTTGAAACTTCATAATATATATAAATTTGATTGGCATGCTACAGCAACATGCATGATGACCTATGCTCGAAGTTTTGGCATTAGAACCTTGGTTTGCTTGATTTGATATCAAATGAAACAGCATGCATGATCATCTAGCTGTTTGTCATTGAATGAAAATATAAACATACCATAGTATAATTCAGATAGACAAATATTTTATCAACTTAACTAAATAATCAGGAAGATCATATTAGTGTATGTACTGACCAGAAACGATGATTTCCATCGGGCCAGAAGAGTTTGGTGAACTTATGAGTAGCCTCAGGGTCTGTGGGATCATCGATCCCCAAGCCTTCATGAATAGAGTTAGGTGAATGGTAACCACGGAAAGGCTTCTGATAAGTGTTCTGGAGCTTGATCTCTTTGGGAAAATCAAACAAGTCGTCCAAGCTACCAAAGATGCTGTTGTGAAGCTCTAGACAGTCTGCATCTGACAATGTTGCCACAAAGCAACCGTAGTCTTCGAGTGCGTTGCAGACTTTGTTGCAGGCTTCCAGCCATGAACTTGATCCGGGCTTTAAGTCGTCGCCGGAGAAGTCTATGACCGGAATCTTAGCCTCTGTGTTAGGAATACTACCCATGATTGATCGTGTTTACTTTTCCTCTCAGGCAGTCTCAGCTCTATATTGTCACCCTCGCTTTGCTACACATGCATGCTCACCGCTCACTAGTAAATCAGTGTCAGCCTCCACTTTTGACTCTGTTTAGTCCTGCTGCCATTGTTGATTTAAGCAAACAACGTGCTACTGTGGCACTCTGGCTGCCATTGTTTACCTCTGTGGTCGAAACTCTCTGGTAGCCAAAAGTTGGGCCATTGGCAGTTTCATCTTCAGTTTGATTACGAAAATGAATATCACACTCCATAGTCCATACAACATACGTTTGAGTTAACTAGTTGACACAATGAAATTTGTATTAGCTCCCGCACAAATGATGCATATATCGATATATACCAAAATATTGACAAGTTAAGTTTTCACATTTATTTTAGAGAGAAACAAAATTAATTCACATGAGTTTGATTTTGAACATTTTGTAGCGGAGATATGTTTAGATATGTTTAGATAAAATGTACAAATGCGACAATGACTAAAATGCCCCTGAATATTTCCGGTAATACCAATCAAACCAAGCATCAATCAGAGCGGTCGAACTAACCACAAAACCCTAAATTAAGGCATCATCACAGCCGTTGATCCTTGATACCACTTCGCACGCTTGCTATATAAAACCCGTCGTCTCTATTTGCGAACCCTAGCCGTGTCT encodes:
- the LOC101296222 gene encoding uncharacterized protein LOC101296222 produces the protein MESPVGGLRQTSVIVVTLETGEVYVIASLSSRLDTQVIYVDPTTGALRYNEKPGFDVFKSEKEALNYITNGSEWLCRSTTYARAILGYAALGSFGLLLVATKLTATVPNLPGGGTVYTVTESQWIKILLQNPQPQGKGEVKNVNELTDMDIDGKHYFCEARDITRPFPSRMCLREPDDEFVWNAWFSMPFKNIGLPHHCVTLLQGFAEYRNFGSSGNLEGVVALIARRSRLHPGTRYLARGLNSCSSTGNEVECEQLVWVPKRAGQTVPFNTYVWRRGTIPIWWGAELKITAAEAEIYVSDRDPYKGSADYYQRLTKRYDARNLDVAVGGTQNRKALVPIVCINLLRNGEGKSESILVQHFEESLNYIRSTGKLPYTRIHLVNYDWHASTKLKGEQQTIEGLWKHLKAPTVSIGISEGDYLPSRDRIKECRGEIIYNDDFEGAFCLRSHQNGVIRFNCADSLDRTNAASYFGSLQVFVEQCRRLGISLDSDLAFGYQSMTNYAGYTAPLPPGWEKRSDAVTGKTYYIDHNTRTTTWMHPCPDKPWKRFDMSFEEFKRSTILSPVSQLADLFLLAGDIHATLYTGSKAMHSQILSIFNEDAGKFKQFSAAQNMKITLQRRYKNAVVDSSRQKQLEMFLGMRLFKHLPSVSFHPLNVVSRPSGFFLKPVANMFPSSSGEASLLSFRRKDLIWVCPQAADVVELFIYLGEPCHVCQLLLTVSHGADDSTYPSTVDVRTGRCLDGLKLVLEGASIPHCVNGTNLMIPIPGPISPEDMAVTGAGSRLHAEDISTLPLLYDFEELEGELDFLTRVVALTFYPAASGRTPITLGEIEVLGVSLPWKGAFNKEGPGARLPEQAKIFQNETNSSLSRSNTNPFYGASSKIVPPPVQPSASANNLVDLLTGEIISEHFAQPVIGNAVDKQGDLLDFLDQAVVEYHGAQNDLKLSSSHDGRSSDSSSQQYIDRLKSLTGPRMERKLDFMEAMKLEIERLQLNISAAERDRALLSIGTDPATINPNVLLDERYMGRLCRVANSLAHLGQASLEDRITSAIGLETTDDNVIDFWNISRIGECCYGGTCEVRAETDPHTSKSFSGSSGGGSPSILLCSQCQRKVCKVCCAGRGALLVSGYGSRDATNYNGVVRQGGSSHGSQVDITTNRSVVLDGVVCKRCCNEIVLDALILDYVRVLVSMRRSSRADAAAHEALNQVTGFSLNDGLSESNQSSEKRSIKSLRQVLDGEESLAEFPFASFLNSVETATDSAPLLSLLAPLDCGSRHSYWKAPPSTTSVEFIIVLGTLSDVSGVSLLISPCGYSEAEAPTVQIWASNKIHKEERSCMGKWDVQSMITSSSEYFGPEKLVREDQLPRHVKFAFKNPVRCHIIWITLRLQRPGSSSLNFENLNLLSLDENPFAEVTRRASFGGAVEREPCLHAKRILVVGSPVKKDLARTSSQGSDQMNMKSWLERDPQLNRFRVPIEAERLLDNDIVLEQFLSPASPLLAGFRLDAFGAIKPLVTHSPSSNSHIWDVSATLLDERHISPAVLYIQVSIFQEPHNMVTVAEYRLPEAKPGTAMYFDFPRKIQTRRITFKLLGDVTAFTDDPTEQDDPGSRGLQVAAGLSLANRIKLYYYDDPYELGKWASLSAV
- the LOC101294214 gene encoding gibberellin 3-beta-dioxygenase 3-like yields the protein MGSIPNTEAKIPVIDFSGDDLKPGSSSWLEACNKVCNALEDYGCFVATLSDADCLELHNSIFGSLDDLFDFPKEIKLQNTYQKPFRGYHSPNSIHEGLGIDDPTDPEATHKFTKLFWPDGNHRFCETANSYAKLVTGLDQTVTRMIFDHYGVYKYCESHIGSTDYVLRLHKYNAADKEKTHKALPEHTDLNLTTIIHQNHVNGLEVKTKHGDQWIGFDASPNSFIFMTGDGFQVWSNERIQPCLHRVTMSENAVRYSVLLSTFHNGIVTVPEELIDDEHPLKYKPLNHLEYLASQLAQPTSRVCVKNFCGL